A genomic segment from Modestobacter roseus encodes:
- a CDS encoding alpha/beta hydrolase — MRQAPPPPSASRMPGADPFDLPGGPVGVLLCHGFTSTPQSLRDWGEHLATAGFTVRCPLLPGHGTRWQDANATTEEDWYGALSGALDELTSRCSAVVVAGLSMGGTLALRLAERRPDDVAALVLVNPSLLTERPEAKLLPLLARITPAWAPIANDVKKPGCTELAYPRLPTRAMLALRRLWAATRADLGAVRAPLLVFRSVTDHVVEPASTRVLLAGVASTDATEVLLHDSFHVATLDNDAPALFARSVEWIRERVPAESTEPAP; from the coding sequence ATGCGCCAGGCTCCCCCGCCGCCCTCCGCCAGCCGGATGCCCGGCGCCGATCCCTTCGACCTCCCCGGCGGGCCGGTCGGCGTGCTGCTGTGCCACGGCTTCACCTCCACCCCGCAGAGCTTGCGCGACTGGGGCGAGCACCTGGCCACGGCGGGCTTCACCGTCCGCTGCCCCCTGCTCCCCGGGCACGGCACGCGCTGGCAGGACGCGAACGCCACCACGGAGGAGGACTGGTACGGCGCACTGTCCGGGGCCCTCGACGAGCTGACCTCCCGGTGCTCGGCCGTGGTCGTCGCCGGGCTGTCGATGGGCGGGACGCTGGCGCTGCGGCTGGCCGAGCGCCGGCCCGACGACGTCGCCGCGCTGGTGCTGGTGAACCCCTCGCTGCTCACCGAACGCCCCGAGGCGAAGCTGCTGCCGCTGCTGGCCCGGATCACCCCCGCCTGGGCGCCGATCGCCAACGACGTCAAGAAGCCCGGCTGCACCGAGCTCGCCTACCCCCGGCTGCCCACCCGGGCGATGCTCGCGCTGCGCCGGCTGTGGGCGGCCACCCGTGCCGACCTGGGCGCCGTCCGGGCACCGCTGCTGGTCTTCCGCAGCGTCACCGACCACGTGGTCGAGCCCGCCTCCACCCGGGTGCTGCTCGCCGGCGTGGCCAGCACCGACGCCACCGAGGTGCTGCTGCACGACAGCTTCCACGTGGCCACCCTGGACAACGACGCCCCCGCGCTGTTCGCCCGCTCCGTCGAGTGGATCCGCGAGCGGGTCCCGGCGGAGAGCACGGAGCCGGCGCCGTGA